The Tautonia plasticadhaerens nucleotide sequence CCCGGTCGCGTCTACCAGATCCGCGAGGACGTCCCAACCGGCTGGGCCCTGACCGCGCCGCCGGTCGGCTACCACATCGTCCCGGTCTTCTCGACCCGGCCCGTCCTCGGCCGCGACTTCGGGAACATCCAGGTCGGCGGCGGTGACGACGAGGGGGTGCTCAACGGTCAGGTCTATGACGACCAGGACGGCGATGGCGTGAAGGACGCCGGCGAGTCCGGCCTGGCCGGCTGGACCGTCTACCTGGACCAGGACGAGGACGGCGTGCTCGACCCGGGCGAACAGAGCATGCTCAGCAATGCGTCCGGCAACTACAGCTTCACGGTCGAGCCGGGCTCGTATCAGATCCGCGAGGTCGTGATGCCGAATTGGCAGCAGACGGCGCCGGTCGGCGGCGTCCACGAGGTCACGGTGGCCGCCGACCAGACCATCTCCGGACTCGACTTCGGCAATAAGCTCGCTGCCGGTGGGTCGATCTCGGGCACTGTCTTCCAGGACATCGAGAACCTGACGACCCGGGATCCCGGCGAGCCGGGACTGTCGGGGTGGACCGTCTACGCCGACCTGAACAACAATTCCCTGCTCGACTCCGGCGAGCCCAGCGTGCTCTCCGGCGCCAACGGCCTCTACAGCCTCCCCCTCGAGCCGGGCACCTATCGGCTCCGAGAGATCTTGATGACCGGATGGATCCAGACCACCCCGACGCGGAGGTTCTACGACGTGGCGCTGGGCCCCGGCCAGTCGGTCACCGGCCGCGATTTCGGCAATTTCAGCCTCGGGAACCGAACCAGTTCGGTCGCCCCCCCGGGATCCGGGGCGGGGGTGCTCGGTTTCTCCGCGGCCGGTTCGATCCCCTCCGAAGAGTTCGACACCCCCGCTCCTCATGCCGAGCAAGGAGGCTCGCCCGACCTCGCGCTCCTCGACGTCGCGATCGCGGACGCCGACGCCTCCGGCGTCGTCCTCCAGGCCCAATCCCCGTCCCGCCTCCGCCCCGAGAGCACTGTTCGCCTCGGGGTCGCAGCGGACGCACCGTCGAAGGCCGATTCGCCCGGCGTCCGCAATTCGATCCGGCTTCTCCTGTAACGCGGCCCTCACCGAACCCCAGTCGATGAGGGCCGCATTCCGAGGTCCCCTCCCGGCGTGAGCGGCCGGATTTCGCGTCAGGACGATCCCGGGCGCCGGCTTCGGCCGGCGCCCGGGATCGCGTCGACCTCGCACCCGATCCGGGGAGGGCGTCGTGGACTGGGACGGCCTCCCCCGGCCCCATGCGCACCGAACCCCGCATGGTCCCTCCCCAGGTGCCCGGATCCCGCGTCGATGCCGATGCCACCGAACGGGCCCCAGGGAGCTTTTGTTGCGGTCCTCCTCCTGAACATCCATTCGTCGTCGAGGGGGCGGACCCCGATCGGCGGGACCGGAACGGGGGGATGGCACCTCCTTTGTGCCTGATCCCTCCATCCGGGGATCGAACTGTCGATGGGTCGTATCCGCCGGGCGATCCTTCGTCGGACTCCGGACATCTCCTGATGCCCTGGAGAAACACGGAGGAGTCGCGATTGTGGGAGAAGATTGACATGCATAAGATCGCACGATAGCCTTGAGAACCTAGTGTTTGCGTTGCGATTTTCCGAACCCACCCGGGCGAAGTGGCTCGGTCCCTGGGTACGTTGCTGAAGTCGACTCCGTCCAGTTGGCCGCGGGACCGGGATCCGATCCGATGCATGTCCTGTTCGTGCACCAGAATTTCCCTGCGCAATTCGGACACGTGGCGCGATACCTGATTCGCGAGCACGGATTCCGCTGTACCTTTGCCTCGGAGAAGCCGCCCGGGATCACCGGCGGGATCCGACGGAT carries:
- a CDS encoding SdrD B-like domain-containing protein, whose amino-acid sequence is MYDDLDGDGSRDAGEPGLSGVTVYLDQNLNGSLDPGESSRVSDGSGSYRFDLSPGAYFVRQVAPPGRNQTEPVGGFHYVSLSGAQDVVRNFGNQSIEVGKAPIMGRAYHDLDSDGVKDANEPGLAGWTVFADLDNNAMPSPGEPSATTDAEGNYRMLVDPGRVYQIREDVPTGWALTAPPVGYHIVPVFSTRPVLGRDFGNIQVGGGDDEGVLNGQVYDDQDGDGVKDAGESGLAGWTVYLDQDEDGVLDPGEQSMLSNASGNYSFTVEPGSYQIREVVMPNWQQTAPVGGVHEVTVAADQTISGLDFGNKLAAGGSISGTVFQDIENLTTRDPGEPGLSGWTVYADLNNNSLLDSGEPSVLSGANGLYSLPLEPGTYRLREILMTGWIQTTPTRRFYDVALGPGQSVTGRDFGNFSLGNRTSSVAPPGSGAGVLGFSAAGSIPSEEFDTPAPHAEQGGSPDLALLDVAIADADASGVVLQAQSPSRLRPESTVRLGVAADAPSKADSPGVRNSIRLLL